The Flavobacterium marginilacus genome window below encodes:
- a CDS encoding hybrid sensor histidine kinase/response regulator transcription factor, whose product MLKIEKKIFFICYLFFVTISYSQNNFENFQFRSIKEGISKRGVWTIVQDKKGYIWIGTNGAGLYKYDGINYVVYESNWNTPKSINSNLIYTAYVDSQNKLWVGTEEGLCLYDRNLDRFETIDLKKALKIHKDDIVTVRSLIEDNEDNLLVGTEQYGLLKLNKKTFQAITVKSNIPSNIDLFIRSLAKNKQGKIFAATNFGLKYFDSKTNSIQQVTLVENDNSKSKITDSLESLFFETNNDLWIGTTNNGLIKVVETTKGYQQKKIAITNKRIFSIIAIDAKNILCATENDGLFLINNSGAVIKKYLPNKFEKNGLKSNSIWSLLKDNDNRIWLGYYNKGVCIFDKLSEQFNSIESLLNNTNSLQTSSVTSIAEDFSGKLWISMEGGGVDVFDPKTKKFIHINTHDSSYISGLTNNNVQEVFFDSKQNLWLAVWNEGIFFLKKGTRNFINYNTHNTKGLSSDRVLSFAEDSKGNIWIGTFERGLSYFDSSKKSFFQCNSKPFRDYLLPSSLVRKVFVDSDDIIWVGTIRGLYGVNKNGNTFSVFSIKDKMSKVLNNIRTHTILSIYESKNKLIWIGTDGSGLFNYNKKTKKIAWYSGNESLKEKSVCSIIEDNYGSIWVSGGAGITKLDVKNNKFYNFTTEDGLLANDFNNNSVLKDKKGTIYFGSYEGINYFDPNQMSKTAKQPQLYFKDFKLFNTSIIPAAADSPLQKVISETKHITLNHNQSVFTIEYVGINYSYPGKNEYAYYLEGFEKEWNYVGNKHIATYTNLAPGDYVFKVKSANRGGTWSQKPLELKITILAPWWKTYWAYLVYLIIAVLGAYYVITYYQNKFKAKQAISFERDKRIQIEKLNNKKLQFFTNISHEFRTPLTLIMNPLDDLLKNNVYNLNGEVLNKLKVIHKSSDLLSRLINELMDFRKLQFNQVQLQVQEIEVISFVKDILSHFDEEANFRKIELTFSSPLKKLNDWVDPKMFEKIIFNILSNAFKVTPDYGSINVRIKESNKPVYFPLVNLGKEVKSYEITIEDTGSGLDKKELKRIFERFYQVNNLNKTYYGSTGIGLEVVKEFIELNKGKIEVDSVLGDGTTFRIIFPLGKDFFEPDEFAKVSNKPALEKKKILRDMTAMESNSELPANESNPEKPHTVLIVEDNADLRSYLKAELKKEYKVIVAENGQKGYDLAVHKLPDLILTDVIMPVMDGLEMCKKIKGNIKTSHIPLLMLSAKALVKDRLEGIDSGADLYLSKPFNMDILKSSLAQLINSRQIIFNKFYDGITKKAQQKTTTIDNDFMQKILNYIHENISEPELSVELLASIVFLSRSQLYRKIKTLTGVSVNEFIRNVRLEKAKQFIEFGNDNINEISYKVGFATPSYFTKCFKLKFGHLPTEEKKV is encoded by the coding sequence ATGCTTAAAATAGAAAAAAAAATATTTTTTATATGTTATTTGTTTTTTGTGACGATTTCTTATTCACAAAATAACTTCGAAAATTTTCAATTTCGTTCTATAAAAGAAGGTATTTCTAAGCGGGGAGTCTGGACTATTGTGCAAGATAAGAAAGGGTATATCTGGATAGGGACAAATGGTGCGGGACTGTATAAATATGATGGGATAAATTACGTCGTTTATGAATCCAATTGGAATACTCCGAAATCTATAAATAGTAATCTTATCTACACTGCCTATGTTGATTCTCAAAATAAATTGTGGGTAGGCACTGAAGAAGGTTTATGTTTATACGATAGAAATTTAGATAGATTTGAGACAATTGATTTAAAAAAAGCTCTTAAAATTCACAAAGACGATATAGTGACAGTTAGGAGTTTAATTGAAGATAATGAGGACAATTTATTAGTTGGGACAGAACAATACGGTCTTTTAAAATTAAATAAAAAGACATTTCAGGCAATTACAGTTAAATCAAACATTCCTTCCAATATTGATTTATTTATTCGGAGTCTTGCAAAAAATAAACAAGGGAAAATCTTTGCTGCAACAAATTTTGGATTGAAGTATTTTGATAGTAAAACAAATAGTATACAGCAGGTAACATTAGTTGAAAATGATAATTCTAAATCTAAAATTACAGACTCATTAGAGTCATTGTTTTTTGAAACTAACAATGATTTATGGATTGGTACTACAAATAATGGACTAATAAAGGTTGTAGAAACCACGAAAGGCTACCAGCAGAAAAAAATCGCAATTACAAATAAAAGAATTTTTTCGATTATTGCGATTGATGCAAAAAATATCCTTTGCGCTACTGAAAACGACGGTCTTTTTTTGATAAATAATTCAGGGGCAGTAATAAAAAAATATTTGCCAAATAAGTTTGAAAAAAATGGATTAAAATCAAACTCCATCTGGTCTTTGTTAAAGGATAATGATAATAGAATCTGGCTGGGATATTATAATAAAGGGGTTTGTATTTTTGATAAATTATCAGAACAGTTTAATTCAATCGAAAGTTTATTGAATAATACAAATTCTTTGCAGACAAGTTCTGTTACATCAATTGCTGAGGATTTTTCTGGAAAGTTATGGATAAGCATGGAAGGGGGAGGGGTTGATGTATTTGATCCAAAAACTAAAAAATTTATACATATCAATACTCATGACAGTTCTTATATTTCTGGACTGACAAACAATAATGTGCAGGAAGTTTTTTTTGATAGTAAACAGAATTTATGGTTAGCAGTCTGGAATGAGGGGATTTTTTTCTTAAAAAAAGGAACCAGGAATTTTATAAATTACAATACACATAATACTAAAGGACTTAGTTCCGACAGAGTTTTGAGTTTTGCAGAGGATTCAAAAGGCAATATCTGGATAGGAACTTTTGAAAGAGGGCTGAGTTATTTTGATTCTTCAAAAAAATCTTTTTTTCAATGTAATTCTAAACCATTTCGAGATTATTTACTGCCTTCTTCACTTGTTCGCAAAGTATTTGTTGATTCAGATGATATTATTTGGGTAGGAACGATAAGGGGACTTTATGGCGTAAACAAAAACGGAAATACTTTCTCTGTATTTTCTATTAAGGATAAAATGTCTAAAGTGCTGAATAATATTCGGACGCATACAATATTGTCCATTTACGAATCCAAAAACAAATTAATTTGGATTGGAACTGATGGTTCAGGTCTTTTTAATTATAATAAAAAGACAAAAAAAATAGCTTGGTACAGTGGTAATGAATCTCTTAAAGAAAAATCAGTCTGTTCAATTATTGAGGATAATTACGGTTCAATCTGGGTTAGCGGCGGAGCAGGAATTACAAAATTGGATGTAAAAAACAATAAGTTTTATAATTTTACTACAGAAGACGGACTGCTGGCCAATGATTTTAATAATAATTCGGTACTGAAAGATAAAAAGGGGACAATTTATTTTGGAAGTTATGAAGGGATCAATTATTTTGATCCAAATCAAATGTCCAAAACTGCCAAACAGCCTCAGTTGTATTTTAAAGATTTCAAGCTGTTTAACACTTCGATTATACCTGCTGCAGCCGATTCTCCATTGCAAAAAGTTATTTCCGAGACAAAACACATTACTTTAAATCATAACCAGTCTGTTTTTACAATAGAATATGTAGGTATTAATTATTCGTACCCAGGTAAAAATGAATATGCTTATTATCTGGAAGGATTTGAAAAAGAATGGAATTATGTAGGTAATAAACATATAGCAACTTATACCAATCTTGCTCCGGGCGATTATGTTTTTAAAGTAAAATCTGCAAATCGGGGAGGGACCTGGAGTCAAAAGCCATTGGAATTAAAAATCACAATTCTGGCTCCATGGTGGAAAACATACTGGGCATATTTAGTGTATTTAATTATTGCAGTTTTGGGAGCCTATTATGTTATTACTTACTATCAGAATAAATTTAAGGCAAAACAGGCGATCAGTTTTGAAAGAGACAAGAGAATCCAGATTGAAAAACTGAATAATAAAAAACTGCAGTTTTTTACAAATATCTCTCACGAATTCAGAACACCGCTGACTTTGATAATGAATCCGCTTGATGATTTGCTTAAAAATAATGTATACAATTTAAATGGTGAGGTTCTAAACAAACTGAAGGTAATTCATAAAAGTTCTGATTTATTGTCAAGACTGATTAATGAGCTGATGGATTTTAGAAAATTACAGTTTAATCAGGTACAGCTTCAGGTTCAGGAAATTGAAGTAATCAGTTTTGTGAAAGATATTTTGAGTCACTTTGATGAAGAAGCTAATTTTCGCAAAATAGAGTTGACGTTTTCTTCTCCCCTTAAAAAATTAAACGATTGGGTTGATCCTAAAATGTTTGAAAAAATAATATTTAATATTTTGTCTAATGCTTTTAAGGTTACACCAGATTATGGAAGCATTAATGTAAGGATAAAAGAAAGCAATAAACCTGTTTACTTTCCTTTGGTAAATCTCGGGAAAGAAGTTAAAAGCTATGAAATAACTATTGAAGATACAGGATCTGGATTAGATAAAAAAGAACTCAAACGAATATTTGAACGTTTTTATCAGGTAAATAATTTAAACAAAACCTATTATGGAAGTACTGGTATTGGCTTAGAAGTTGTAAAAGAATTTATTGAATTAAATAAAGGAAAAATAGAAGTCGACAGTGTTTTGGGTGACGGTACAACTTTCCGAATTATATTTCCTTTGGGCAAAGATTTTTTTGAACCAGATGAATTTGCTAAGGTTTCCAATAAACCGGCATTGGAGAAAAAGAAGATATTGAGGGATATGACAGCAATGGAAAGCAATTCAGAGCTGCCTGCCAATGAGTCAAACCCAGAGAAGCCCCATACTGTACTGATTGTAGAAGACAATGCAGATTTAAGGAGTTATCTAAAAGCAGAACTAAAAAAGGAATATAAAGTAATCGTTGCCGAAAATGGACAAAAAGGATATGATTTAGCAGTGCATAAGCTGCCAGATTTGATTTTGACAGATGTCATTATGCCTGTTATGGACGGTCTTGAAATGTGTAAAAAGATAAAAGGAAATATTAAAACCTCCCATATTCCTTTGTTAATGCTCTCTGCAAAAGCATTAGTAAAAGACAGATTGGAAGGCATAGATTCCGGAGCAGATTTGTATCTGAGTAAACCCTTTAATATGGATATTCTAAAATCAAGTCTTGCTCAATTAATAAATAGCAGACAAATTATCTTTAATAAGTTTTATGACGGCATAACTAAAAAAGCACAGCAGAAAACTACAACAATAGATAATGATTTTATGCAGAAGATATTAAATTATATTCATGAAAACATTAGCGAACCTGAACTTAGCGTTGAGCTGCTGGCTTCTATTGTTTTCTTAAGCAGAAGTCAATTGTATCGAAAAATAAAAACACTTACAGGAGTTTCTGTAAATGAGTTTATAAGAAATGTCAGGCTGGAGAAAGCTAAACAGTTTATAGAATTTGGGAATGATAATATTAATGAAATAAGCTATAAAGTTGGTTTTGCAACTCCTTCCTATTTTACTAAATGCTTTAAATTGAAGTTTGGCCATCTGCCAACAGAAGAGAAGAAAGTATAA